In one window of Enterobacteriaceae endosymbiont of Plateumaris pusilla DNA:
- the murD gene encoding UDP-N-acetylmuramoyl-L-alanine--D-glutamate ligase: MIKKVVIIGLGITGLSCIKFFINKGIIPYIMDSRTNPPFIKEIPPLVKYCIGYLNKDWILNANLIVISPGISIFHPLLKNAINKGIKIIGDIELFYYFSKNPIIAITGTNGKSTVTNMIGKIINNYYSAGIGGNIGYPALELLSNFQNFYILELSSFQLETIKKFKSYISVILNISSDHMDRYPLGIEQYQKIKLNIYKNASICIYNANNSLTYPNNLQKNQRAISFGINKGKYQVYKKQKNIYLKVNNKIILNFNKTKLIGTHNYINSLAVLAISDILHIPRNISLKIISNYMLNNHTLQIVHKKNGVIWINDSKSTNINSTKAALSFLGNNKRIWLLLGGYDKNCEFHLLKKYLMNDKIHIYCFGLASKKILSLYPKAIQVQTMSDAIKNISKFLKYGDIVLLSPACSSIDQFINFKDRGEKFIELAKQNN, encoded by the coding sequence ATGATTAAAAAAGTAGTAATTATAGGTTTAGGAATTACTGGACTTTCATGTATTAAATTTTTTATTAATAAAGGTATTATACCATATATTATGGATAGTAGAACTAATCCTCCTTTTATTAAAGAAATACCACCTTTAGTTAAATATTGTATTGGTTATCTTAATAAAGATTGGATTTTAAATGCTAATTTAATTGTTATTAGTCCAGGAATTTCTATATTTCATCCATTATTAAAAAATGCTATAAATAAAGGAATTAAAATAATAGGAGATATTGAATTATTTTATTATTTTTCCAAAAATCCTATAATTGCTATTACAGGAACTAATGGAAAAAGTACTGTTACTAATATGATTGGAAAAATTATAAATAATTATTATAGTGCTGGAATTGGAGGAAATATTGGGTATCCTGCATTAGAATTACTATCTAATTTTCAAAATTTTTATATATTAGAATTATCTAGTTTCCAATTAGAAACTATAAAAAAATTTAAATCATATATATCTGTTATATTAAATATTTCATCAGATCACATGGATCGTTATCCATTAGGAATAGAACAATATCAAAAAATTAAATTAAATATTTATAAAAATGCTTCTATATGTATATATAATGCTAATAATTCTTTAACATATCCAAATAATTTACAAAAAAATCAACGTGCTATTAGTTTTGGTATAAATAAAGGAAAATATCAAGTATATAAAAAACAAAAAAATATTTATTTAAAAGTAAATAATAAAATAATTTTAAATTTTAATAAAACTAAATTAATAGGAACACATAATTATATTAATTCTTTAGCTGTATTAGCAATATCAGATATATTACATATACCAAGAAATATATCTTTAAAAATTATTAGTAATTACATGTTAAATAATCATACATTACAGATTGTACATAAAAAAAATGGTGTTATTTGGATAAATGATTCTAAATCTACTAATATAAATAGTACAAAAGCAGCTTTAAGTTTTTTAGGTAATAATAAAAGAATATGGTTGTTATTAGGAGGATATGATAAAAATTGTGAATTTCATTTATTAAAAAAATATTTAATGAATGATAAGATTCATATTTATTGTTTTGGATTAGCTAGTAAAAAAATATTATCTTTATATCCTAAAGCAATACAAGTACAGACTATGTCTGATGCGATAAAAAATATTTCAAAATTTTTAAAATATGGTGATATAGTTCTATTATCTCCAGCTTGCTCCAGTATTGATCAATTTATTAATTTTAAAGATCGTGGAGAAAAATTTATTGAATTAGCTAAACAGAATAATTAA
- the murG gene encoding undecaprenyldiphospho-muramoylpentapeptide beta-N-acetylglucosaminyltransferase: MSKKIIIVSGGTGGHIYPGLNIAYKLIEKGWNVRWLGTINRMEANIIPKTGIKINFIKVIKFEKKNIWSKIITLFKLIKPIYESILIYKSYKPNIVLTMGSYISGPSGIAAWLCGIPLIIHEQNSILGITNNILSKISTINMQAFPNTFKNGILVGNPLSKEIIKLSLFKKNIVKNNYILHILIMGGSQGSNIINIIGVQLAKILKNKVIILHQVGKNNLKNISLSFLNKYQKKFYFVTEYIYKIHNAYKWADIIISRSGAMTVSEISAIGLPAIFIPFKHKDNQQYLNALRLAKIGAAKIFDQDNLNINDIINTLLSWNKKTLNIMSKKSRSISLINSTDLIYREIKNILIN, translated from the coding sequence ATGTCAAAAAAAATTATTATAGTATCTGGTGGAACAGGTGGACATATTTATCCAGGTCTTAATATAGCATATAAATTAATAGAAAAAGGATGGAATGTTCGTTGGTTAGGTACTATTAATAGAATGGAAGCAAATATTATTCCTAAAACAGGAATAAAAATTAATTTTATTAAAGTTATAAAATTTGAAAAAAAAAATATTTGGTCAAAAATAATTACTTTATTTAAATTAATAAAACCAATTTATGAATCTATTTTAATTTATAAATCTTATAAACCTAATATAGTTTTAACTATGGGAAGTTATATATCAGGACCTAGTGGAATAGCAGCTTGGTTATGTGGTATTCCTTTAATTATTCATGAACAAAATAGTATTCTAGGAATTACTAATAATATTTTATCAAAAATATCTACAATAAATATGCAAGCTTTTCCTAATACATTTAAAAATGGTATATTAGTAGGTAATCCTTTAAGTAAAGAAATAATAAAATTATCTTTATTTAAAAAAAATATTGTAAAAAATAATTATATTCTTCATATATTAATTATGGGAGGTAGTCAAGGTTCTAATATTATTAATATTATAGGTGTACAATTAGCAAAAATTTTAAAAAATAAAGTAATTATATTACATCAAGTAGGAAAAAATAATTTAAAAAATATTTCTTTATCTTTTTTAAATAAATATCAAAAAAAATTTTATTTTGTAACAGAATATATTTATAAGATTCATAATGCATATAAATGGGCAGATATTATTATTAGTAGGTCAGGAGCTATGACTGTTAGTGAAATTTCTGCTATAGGGTTACCTGCTATTTTTATACCTTTTAAACATAAAGATAATCAACAATATTTAAATGCATTAAGATTAGCAAAAATTGGCGCAGCAAAAATTTTTGATCAAGATAATTTAAATATTAATGATATTATTAATACTTTATTATCTTGGAATAAGAAAACATTAAATATTATGTCAAAAAAATCTCGTAGTATATCTTTAATTAATTCTACAGATTTAATTTATAGAGAAATAAAAAATATTTTAATTAATTAA
- the murC gene encoding UDP-N-acetylmuramate--L-alanine ligase: MITNMFSEKINYIIPKMDNIKNIHFIGIGGSGMGGIAYILLKKGYNISGSDIISNNITKDLISLGVKIYFKHSAKNINNANVIVVSSAITNNNPEIIAAKKNNIIVINRAQMLSEIMRFYYGITITGSHGKTTTTAIIYYIFSSLGLDPTFINGGILKKSELYAHLGKSKYFIAEADESDASFLKLRPIINIITNIDDEHLNYYQNDIEILKNNFLKYAQNIPFYGCIIVCIDDTSIRNLIKNNLMHNNIITYGFSKDADIRIFNYQQFGLKSKFTLLKVKENKFLEINLNLPGYHNVLNATAAFIVSSYIGINHKYILKALENFSGIKRRFDLLGIFKYKKNNLINNIILIEDYGHHPTEINITINTIRITWPKKKIIMIFQPHRYSRTINLFNKFIKVLSTVDVLFLLNVYPAGEEYITGGDSISLYKSIKKYGKINPILSIWKNYNEMIISLYSKFTGNDILLIQGAGDINNISTLLVKKKIKL, encoded by the coding sequence ATGATAACAAATATGTTTAGTGAAAAAATAAATTATATAATACCTAAAATGGATAATATCAAAAATATTCATTTTATTGGTATTGGAGGTTCTGGTATGGGTGGTATAGCTTATATTTTATTGAAAAAAGGATATAATATAAGCGGATCAGATATTATTTCTAATAATATTACAAAAGATTTAATTTCATTAGGAGTAAAAATATATTTTAAACATAGTGCTAAAAATATTAATAATGCAAATGTAATTGTAGTATCTTCAGCAATAACAAATAATAATCCAGAAATAATTGCTGCTAAAAAAAATAATATTATAGTAATTAATCGAGCTCAAATGTTATCTGAAATAATGAGATTTTATTATGGTATAACAATAACTGGAAGTCATGGAAAAACTACTACTACTGCTATAATATATTATATTTTTTCATCGTTAGGATTAGATCCAACATTTATTAATGGAGGAATTTTAAAAAAATCAGAATTATATGCTCATTTAGGAAAAAGTAAATATTTTATAGCAGAAGCTGATGAAAGTGATGCTTCTTTTTTAAAATTAAGACCTATAATAAATATTATTACTAATATTGACGATGAACATTTAAATTATTATCAGAATGATATTGAAATATTAAAAAATAATTTTTTAAAATATGCACAAAATATACCTTTTTATGGTTGTATTATTGTTTGTATTGACGATACATCTATTCGTAATCTTATAAAAAATAATTTAATGCATAATAATATTATTACTTATGGTTTTAGTAAAGATGCAGATATAAGGATATTTAATTATCAACAATTTGGTTTAAAAAGTAAATTTACTTTATTAAAAGTAAAAGAAAATAAATTTTTAGAAATAAATTTAAATTTACCTGGTTATCATAATGTTTTAAATGCAACAGCAGCCTTTATTGTATCTTCTTATATAGGAATTAATCATAAATATATTTTAAAAGCATTAGAAAATTTTTCAGGAATTAAAAGAAGATTTGATCTCTTAGGTATTTTTAAATATAAAAAAAATAATTTAATAAATAATATTATTCTTATTGAAGACTATGGACACCATCCTACTGAAATAAATATAACAATTAATACAATACGTATTACTTGGCCTAAAAAAAAAATTATAATGATATTTCAACCACATCGTTATTCTAGAACTATAAATTTATTTAATAAATTTATAAAAGTATTATCTACTGTTGATGTATTATTTTTATTAAATGTATATCCTGCTGGAGAAGAATATATTACTGGTGGAGATAGTATTTCTTTATATAAAAGTATTAAAAAATATGGAAAAATTAATCCAATTTTAAGCATATGGAAAAATTATAATGAAATGATTATAAGTTTATATTCAAAATTTACTGGAAATGATATATTATTAATTCAAGGAGCAGGAGATATTAATAATATCTCAACATTATTAGTAAAAAAAAAAATAAAATTGTAA
- a CDS encoding D-alanine--D-alanine ligase — protein MSNKIAVLYGGDSPERKISLISGKMVLNSMKLMGIQAYGIDTRNFSLFLLKKKFKKVFIALHGKGGEDGSVQTILKYLNIPYTGSRALASSITINKFITKTLWKEYGLPVYPHFLLKKKYFIKKNYLEIKKNILNLKLPVCVKPNSTGSSLGVFKVDNINYLFNAIKKSFIYSNSVLIEKYIEGIEYTVSILGNKTLPSIRISSPYVLYNYKAKYFNKKTQYFCPSGLNKYKEIEISKLAINAWNVLECSGWGRVDIILDKKNNFQLLEINTCPGMTPHSLFPIAAQKAGFSFNDVIKKILFLAK, from the coding sequence ATGTCTAATAAAATAGCCGTTTTATATGGTGGTGATTCACCAGAAAGAAAAATATCTTTAATTTCAGGAAAAATGGTGTTAAATTCAATGAAATTAATGGGTATTCAAGCTTATGGAATAGATACTAGAAATTTTTCTTTATTTTTATTAAAAAAAAAATTTAAAAAAGTTTTTATTGCTTTACATGGAAAAGGAGGTGAAGATGGAAGTGTACAAACTATATTAAAATATCTTAATATTCCTTATACTGGTAGTAGAGCATTAGCTTCTTCTATAACTATAAATAAATTTATTACAAAAACTTTGTGGAAAGAATATGGTTTACCTGTATATCCACATTTTTTATTAAAAAAAAAATATTTTATTAAAAAAAATTATTTAGAAATAAAAAAAAATATTTTAAATTTGAAATTACCTGTATGTGTAAAACCTAATTCTACAGGATCAAGTTTAGGAGTTTTTAAAGTAGATAATATTAATTATTTATTTAATGCTATAAAAAAATCTTTTATATATAGTAATAGTGTATTAATTGAAAAATATATTGAAGGAATAGAATATACAGTTAGTATTTTAGGTAATAAAACATTACCATCAATTAGAATTTCTTCACCTTATGTATTATATAATTATAAAGCAAAATATTTTAATAAAAAAACTCAATATTTTTGTCCTAGTGGGTTAAATAAATATAAAGAAATAGAAATATCCAAATTAGCTATAAATGCATGGAATGTATTAGAATGTAGTGGTTGGGGTAGAGTAGATATAATTTTAGATAAAAAAAATAATTTTCAATTATTAGAAATAAATACTTGTCCAGGAATGACTCCTCATAGTTTATTTCCTATAGCTGCTCAAAAAGCTGGTTTTTCTTTTAATGATGTAATTAAAAAAATTTTATTTTTAGCTAAATAA
- a CDS encoding DciA family protein, with translation MRNNKLLSIEKIFYNEYNYPSCSRIFIKLKLYINILKKINQTIKNYFPIELSNCYNAKNFKNNILIVETYNASSMMRFLYEKSNILLLLKKEIFPSLKNINIKINPMLLTNNKILKKKYFYKQNTLSKNSAILLLNLAKKSPIKLRYIIEQLASLAN, from the coding sequence ATGCGTAATAATAAGTTATTATCAATTGAAAAAATATTTTATAATGAATATAATTATCCTTCTTGTTCAAGAATATTCATAAAATTAAAATTATATATAAATATTTTAAAAAAAATTAATCAAACAATTAAAAATTATTTCCCAATAGAGTTAAGTAATTGCTATAATGCAAAAAATTTTAAAAATAATATTTTAATTGTAGAAACATATAATGCTAGCTCTATGATGAGATTTTTATATGAAAAATCAAATATTTTATTACTTTTAAAAAAAGAAATTTTTCCTTCTTTAAAAAATATAAATATTAAAATTAATCCAATGTTATTAACAAATAATAAAATATTAAAAAAAAAATATTTTTATAAACAAAATACTTTAAGTAAAAATAGTGCTATATTATTACTTAACCTAGCTAAAAAAAGTCCTATAAAATTACGTTATATCATAGAACAATTAGCTTCTTTAGCAAATTAA
- the secA gene encoding preprotein translocase subunit SecA, translating into MFKNFLSKIFGSHNDHVLRRIKKIVNNINYLEKKIEKLTDLELKNKTLFFKKKLKENFTLENILPEAFAVVRETIKRLFGIRLFDVQLIGGIVLNNNCVAEMRTGEGKTLTATLPAYLNALTGNGVHIVTVNDYLAQRDAENNRLLFEFLGLNIGINLSGMSPNEKKISYLADITYGTNNEFGFDFLRDNMVFSYTDKVQRNLYFAIVDEVDSILIDEARTPLIISGPTEDNSKLYKQINKIIPKLIYQEKEDSDSFQGKGHYFIDEKSRQAYLTEKGLIYIEKILIENKIIKKEESLYSNSNIIIMHHIIAGLRSHKLFIKNVDYIVKNNKVIIVDEHTGRIMKGRRWSEGLHQAIEAKENVKINNENQTLASITFQNYFRLYKKLSGMTGTANTEAFEFKEIYKLDTIIIPTNKPMIRKDLPDVIYITEKEKIKAIIDDIKNKYVIGQPVLVGTISIEKSELISKKLTLIGIKHNILNAKLHSKEAEIISQAGKKYAVTIATNMAGRGTDIVLGGNIQFKLNNKLNKDQIKNIKLSWLKEHNEVLSLGGLYVIGTERHESRRIDNQLRGRSGRQGDYGSSRFYLSMEDSLMRIFASNKISKIMHKFGIKKNESIEHPWITKAIARAQEKVENYNFDIRKQLLEYDDVINDQRLAIYTQRNKLLQTKNISTIIKQFRKDVFHKIIDKYIKSNLFLEDEWDLIKLNNYFTKKFNLHLPINKFLKNSKNNKYIISKNYFFEKIINFSEQEYNKKENILGNDIIRNFEKNIMLQLLDSLWKEHLSAIDYLREGIHLRGYAQKDPKQEYKIESFNMFSLMLDSLKEEIITILSKISIELPEKNIFNSSIKLQNFRNKNNEKIINNLSLSQKDHNYFINKKKSNINIYSLNKIGRNDLCPCSSGKKYKFCHGNN; encoded by the coding sequence ATGTTTAAAAATTTTTTATCAAAAATTTTTGGTAGTCATAATGATCATGTTTTACGACGTATAAAAAAAATAGTTAATAATATTAATTACTTGGAAAAAAAAATTGAAAAATTAACTGATTTAGAATTAAAAAATAAAACTTTATTTTTTAAAAAAAAATTAAAAGAAAATTTTACATTAGAAAATATTTTACCAGAAGCTTTTGCTGTAGTAAGAGAAACAATTAAAAGATTATTTGGTATTAGACTTTTTGATGTTCAATTAATAGGAGGAATAGTATTAAATAATAATTGTGTTGCTGAAATGCGTACAGGAGAAGGAAAAACTTTAACTGCAACTTTACCAGCTTATCTTAATGCTTTAACTGGTAATGGTGTTCATATTGTTACTGTTAATGATTATTTAGCTCAACGTGACGCAGAAAATAATAGATTATTGTTTGAATTTTTAGGATTAAATATAGGTATTAATTTATCAGGGATGTCACCTAATGAAAAAAAAATATCTTATTTAGCTGATATTACTTATGGTACAAATAATGAATTTGGATTTGATTTTTTACGAGATAATATGGTTTTTAGTTATACAGATAAAGTACAAAGAAATTTATATTTTGCTATAGTAGATGAGGTTGATTCTATTCTTATAGATGAAGCTAGAACACCATTAATAATATCTGGACCAACTGAGGATAATTCAAAACTATATAAACAAATAAATAAAATTATTCCAAAATTAATATATCAAGAAAAAGAAGATTCTGATTCTTTTCAAGGAAAAGGACATTATTTTATAGATGAGAAATCACGACAAGCATATTTAACAGAAAAAGGATTAATTTATATTGAAAAAATTTTAATAGAAAACAAAATTATTAAAAAAGAAGAATCATTATATTCTAATTCTAATATTATTATTATGCATCATATTATTGCTGGATTAAGATCTCATAAATTATTTATCAAAAATGTTGATTATATTGTAAAAAATAATAAAGTTATTATAGTAGATGAACATACAGGACGTATTATGAAAGGAAGAAGATGGTCAGAAGGATTACATCAAGCAATAGAAGCAAAAGAAAATGTAAAAATTAATAATGAAAATCAGACTTTAGCTTCTATTACATTTCAAAATTATTTTAGATTATATAAAAAATTATCAGGAATGACAGGTACAGCTAATACAGAAGCATTTGAATTTAAAGAAATTTATAAATTAGATACTATTATTATTCCTACAAATAAACCAATGATCAGAAAAGATTTACCTGATGTAATATATATTACAGAAAAAGAAAAAATTAAAGCAATTATAGATGATATAAAAAATAAATATGTTATAGGACAACCAGTATTAGTTGGTACTATTTCAATTGAAAAATCAGAATTAATTTCTAAAAAATTAACTTTAATAGGTATTAAGCATAATATTTTAAATGCAAAATTACATTCAAAAGAAGCTGAAATTATATCTCAAGCAGGTAAAAAATATGCTGTAACTATTGCCACAAATATGGCAGGAAGAGGAACTGATATTGTTTTAGGAGGAAATATTCAATTTAAATTAAATAATAAATTAAATAAAGATCAAATAAAAAACATAAAATTATCTTGGTTAAAAGAACATAATGAAGTTTTATCTTTAGGAGGATTATATGTTATTGGTACTGAACGTCATGAATCTAGAAGAATTGATAATCAGTTAAGAGGTCGTTCAGGACGTCAAGGTGATTATGGTTCTTCAAGATTTTATTTATCTATGGAAGATTCTTTAATGCGTATTTTTGCTTCAAATAAAATATCAAAAATAATGCATAAATTTGGTATAAAAAAAAATGAATCTATTGAACATCCATGGATAACTAAAGCTATAGCTAGAGCACAAGAAAAAGTAGAAAATTATAATTTTGATATAAGAAAACAATTATTAGAATATGATGATGTAATCAATGACCAACGTTTAGCTATATATACACAAAGAAATAAATTATTACAAACTAAAAATATTAGTACAATTATAAAACAATTTCGAAAAGATGTATTTCATAAAATTATAGATAAATATATAAAATCTAATTTATTTTTAGAAGATGAATGGGATTTAATAAAATTAAATAATTATTTTACAAAAAAATTTAATTTACATTTACCTATTAATAAATTTTTAAAAAATTCTAAAAATAACAAATATATTATTAGTAAAAATTATTTTTTTGAAAAAATAATTAATTTTTCTGAACAAGAATATAATAAAAAAGAAAATATATTAGGTAATGATATTATTCGTAATTTTGAAAAAAATATAATGCTTCAATTATTAGATAGTTTATGGAAAGAGCACTTATCTGCTATAGATTATTTAAGAGAAGGAATTCATTTAAGAGGATATGCACAAAAAGATCCTAAACAAGAATATAAAATTGAATCTTTTAATATGTTTAGTTTAATGTTAGATTCTTTAAAAGAAGAAATTATTACTATTTTAAGTAAAATTTCAATAGAATTACCAGAAAAAAATATTTTTAATTCATCAATAAAATTACAAAATTTTAGAAATAAAAATAATGAAAAAATTATAAATAATTTAAGTCTTTCTCAAAAAGATCATAATTATTTTATAAATAAAAAAAAAAGTAATATTAATATTTATTCATTAAATAAGATAGGAAGAAATGATTTATGTCCTTGTTCTTCTGGAAAAAAATATAAATTTTGTCATGGTAATAACTAA
- the dnaJ gene encoding molecular chaperone DnaJ — MSEKDYYEILGITRNAKDSEIKKAYKRLAIKFHPDRNLGNKKAENKFKEIKQAYEILSNKQKRSAYDQYGHSAFEQDNINNATDFSDIFGDVFGDIFGGTRSHKSNRGNDLKYAINISLEEAVKGVTKEIKIPFLKTCINCKGTGSQGSLQNCYTCNGHGQIQMRQGFFTVQQTCPNCHGRGSLIKNLCFICKGKGKVEKYKILSIKIPSGINTGDRIKLNGEGDLGNNGAPSGDLYIEIRIKKHPLFIREENNLFCELPINFSIAALGGNLDIPTFNGFIKIKIPPETQTGKIFRLRNKGIKSIRDNIIGDLLCKVIVETPVNLNDKQKIILYNLGKTFIKVDSYKNTPKYKKFLNNIKLFFDNLKN; from the coding sequence ATGTCAGAAAAAGATTATTATGAAATTTTAGGTATTACTAGAAATGCAAAAGATAGTGAAATTAAAAAAGCATATAAACGTTTAGCTATAAAATTTCATCCAGATCGTAATCTAGGAAATAAAAAAGCTGAAAATAAATTTAAAGAAATTAAACAAGCTTACGAAATTTTAAGTAATAAACAAAAAAGATCTGCTTATGATCAATATGGACATTCTGCTTTTGAACAAGATAATATAAATAATGCAACTGATTTTAGTGATATTTTTGGAGATGTTTTTGGAGATATTTTTGGAGGAACACGAAGTCATAAATCTAATAGAGGAAATGATTTAAAATATGCTATTAATATTTCTTTAGAAGAAGCTGTAAAAGGAGTAACAAAAGAAATTAAAATTCCATTTTTAAAAACCTGTATTAATTGTAAAGGTACTGGATCACAAGGATCTCTTCAAAATTGTTATACTTGTAATGGTCATGGACAAATACAAATGAGACAAGGTTTTTTTACTGTACAACAAACTTGTCCTAATTGTCACGGTAGAGGTTCTTTAATAAAAAATTTATGTTTTATTTGTAAAGGAAAAGGAAAAGTAGAAAAATATAAAATATTATCTATAAAAATTCCGTCAGGAATTAATACTGGAGATCGAATTAAATTAAATGGAGAAGGAGATTTAGGAAATAATGGTGCTCCATCAGGAGATTTATATATAGAAATTAGAATAAAAAAACATCCTCTCTTTATAAGAGAAGAAAACAATTTATTTTGTGAATTACCTATTAATTTTTCTATAGCAGCATTAGGTGGTAATTTAGATATTCCAACATTTAATGGATTTATAAAAATTAAAATTCCTCCAGAAACTCAAACAGGAAAAATATTTAGATTACGTAATAAAGGTATTAAATCAATAAGAGATAATATTATTGGAGATTTATTATGTAAAGTTATTGTAGAAACTCCAGTAAATTTAAATGATAAACAAAAAATAATATTGTATAATTTAGGAAAAACTTTTATTAAAGTAGATAGTTATAAAAATACTCCTAAATATAAAAAATTTTTAAATAATATAAAACTTTTTTTTGATAATTTAAAAAATTAA